The genomic region CAATGGGGATTAGACGGTTTATTCGGTTGGTGGGGAACTGCAAACTTTGATGCAACAAAAACAATAGAAGTTTATTCTGCAACCTATACCGAAGAAATTGTTCTGAACTCCACTTTATCACCCACAGCAGCTAATCCTTTGATTATTCAAAATCATTCAGGAGATGTAGTAATTATTGATGCAACCGGAAATAACTACGGTTTAAATTTAAGCACGGTTGATTATGTTCAACTAACAGGTTTTTCTGTTCACAGTGCAACAAGTTCAAATATTTATTTGCAAGGTGATAATTGTGAAGTTTATTATAATAAGGTATATAACGGTGCAACTGCATCAGGTATTAAACTTGAAACCGGAACAACTAATAATATCCGCAATAATTTAATTTATAATAATGAAAGATATGCTGTACATATTGTAAACTCCAACTCAAATAATATTGAAAATAATACAACTTATACTAACGGAGGAACATCAACTCCTGCACAGGATGTAACATTATTCAGTGATGATTTTGAAACAGACCTGTCGCAATGGACACCTGAGAATTGGGGATTATGGAGTGGAGGTGCTCACAGTGGGACATTAGCTATGGGAATTTCTAATGAAAGTTCAACAACTACTACAAGTAATGCTTTTAATGTATCAGGATATACAAACATAGAAGTTTCTGTATGGATAAGTACTTTTAACTCATTAGAGGCTAATGATAATTTAGTCGGACAATACAGTTTTGACGGAGGCTCTTGGACTACTTTTGTAAGTTTAAGCGGGAATAATAATCCCTATGCTGAATATACAGCGGGACCGATTGCAAATTCCGGTGGTACATCATATTCTACTATGCAAATAAGATTTACAGCTGATTGTGGTAATAGTGAATATTGGATGGTTGATGACTTATTAGTTATTGGAGATGAAGCTGTTGCAGCAGGAAACATAGGTAGTGAGATGTATGTAGAGTCAGGAACCGGAACAACTGTAGAAAATAATATTTTCTATGTTAAAAACGGTTCTGATTATTATGCTGTTCAGACCGAAAATGGTGTAACAATAAGCTCTGATTACAATACTTACTATCCGAACGGAAATGCTAACTTATTTAATTACAACGGAACAATTGACAATACAGGTCCGATAAGTGCAAATGATATAACATCTGATCCTGACTTTGTAACTGCCGGAACAGATTTTCATATTTTCTCTACAAACGATTCATATCACAACGGCGAATGGCCTCCTTTAACTGCTTCAAGCGGAACATGGACAACAGACGGAAGTGATTCTCCCGCAATTGACGCAGGTAACGGAGATACTTATTCTAATGAACCCGCTAATAACGGCGGCATTATTAATCAAGGAGCATACGGAAATACAGTTCAAGCTTCAAAATCAGGAGGCGGAAGTGCAATTTCATGGGACGGTTCTGCCAACAGCAATTGGCAAACAACAACAAATTGGGTTTTGGGTGTTGTACCTTCATCATCTGACGATGTAACAATTCCAAACGGCAGTCCTAATTATCCCGTAATTAATAACGGAATCGGAACAGTAGCAGTTTGTAATAATTTAACAATTGAAAATGCAGCAAGCCTGACAATCGACCCTGACGGTTATATGACGATTTCAGGCTCAATCACAAACAGCGGAAACGAAACAAATCTTATAATCAACTCTGATGATACCGGTACCGGTTCATTAATACACAATACATCAGGCGGTGCAGATGCAACGGTTCAACTTTATTTTGAAGCATCTCCGACTCAATGGCATATGCTGTCTTCTCCTATAAATAATGCATCATTATCAGTATTCCCGACTACCAATAATTTGTATTTTTACGATGAAAGTACAGATGACTTCTGGTTAGGAAATACTTATGGCAGCGGAAGCGTTTCAGGTTGGACGGCTCCTGTCGGAAATCTTGATAATACTCTTGGGTATCTGTATTATTATTTTCAAACTACATTAAATTTCACAGGTCAACTGAATGATAATACAACATCAAACGCTATAAATATTAGTTATACAAATTATCTGGGAACAGGTAATGCTGATGAGTTGACTTATGATTACTTAAATATGGACGGATGGAACTTTATAGGAAATCCATATACATCGGCCATTGACTGGACTGTTGTTGATGCAGGTGCAGCTAATTTATATGATGCCGTCTATTTCTATGACGGTACAAATTACAAAAGTTGGGTAAGCGGAAACGATTCCTGGGATGGTGCTTCAACAAACGGAGGCACTGAGTTCATTCCGGCTATGCAAGGATTCTTTGTAAAAGGAAACATTGCATTGGGAGCAGGAGGAACTTTAAATATCCCGGCAAGTGCAAGAGTTCATAATAATCAAGCATTTTGGAAAAACGATAATAGGGAAACACCACAAGACTTCTTAAGAATGGCTGTTGAAACTGACGGATATTCAGATGAAGCAATTGTAAGATTTTTAATTCCGGCAACTTTTGAAATGGATAATAAGATGGATGCTTACAAACGATTTTCGATGAATGACGCTGTTCCTCAAATATATACAAATGCTTTAGGTGGAACAGAATATTCGATTAACTCAATTCCGTATTTTGATAAAACTTTAAGCATACCTGTTAAATTTTTAAACACAGGAAAAAAATTTACATTAAAATTTACAGAATTTAATTTCTATGATATTAAAGTTTACTTAAAAGATAATTATCTCAACGAAACAATTGAGATCGGTTTAAATGATTCATTTAAATTAACTGATGATGAAAACATTGATATTAATAGATTTGAACTTGTTTTTGAAACAACAACAACTTCTGTTCCTCAAGCTTTCAATACATCGGTTGTATTATTCCCTAATCCCTGTAAGGGAACTTTCTATTTAACTGTAGGAAATAAAGCATCTGACTTCAATGTTGAAATTACAAATATTACAGGACAAATTGTTTACAAAAAAATATTTGAAAATAATACCACTAAAGAGATTAATATAAAATCTCAATCAAGAGGTGTGTATTTTGTTAAGATCAAATTCAATGACAATTCTGTTGTAAATAAAAAAATCATTGTTGAATAAATTGAGGAATTAATAACTCCGTTGATTCGGAGTTCTTTTTTATTAAATAAAAATACAAAACTTCTATGAAAAAAGTTATATTTTTAAGTTTAATAGTTTTCTTATTTGGTGAATTAGTGTTCTCCCAAAAACAAAATAATAAATGGCTTTACAATTTTGAAAAAGTAAAAACAATTGAATATAAAAAGAAGAAAAAAGAAGCAGATGAATTTGCTGTAAAAAACGGTTTGCCGATCAAACAAGTTTTACCGGACGGTACAGTTATGGAAATTCAAGAAATTCTTAACGGAGTTCCGCAATATTATAAAACCGACAATGCCGGTGCCTCACAAACATCAAGAGCCAATACTTTATATTCCGGTGGCGGACTTGGACTAAATGTAACAGGAAATGGTTACAGTAAAGTAGGAGAATGGGATGGTGGTAAAGTAAGAAATACTCATCAGGAATTTGGAGGCAGAATTACACTTGGAGACGGAGCTGCAACTTTAAGCGACCATTCTACTCATGTTGCAGGAACAATTATTGCTGCCGGTGGTTTTGATGCGAATGCAAAAGGAATGGCTTATCAAGCTAATCTTACAACTTATGAATGGACAAATGATGAAGCTGAAATGGCAGCAGCAGCAGCGGCAGGTATGGAAATATCTAATCATTCTTATGGATACATAAGAGGTTGGTATTATAACGGTTCAAGTTGGATATGGTATGGTGATCAAGGTATAAGCAATGTTGAAGATTATTTATTTGGTTTTTACAATTCATCATCACAAGATATTGATAATATTGCTTATAATGCACCAAATTATTTGATATGTAAATCTTCAGGTAATGACAGAGGAGACGGACCCGGAGCAAATCCTCCAACAGCAGAAATTGACGGAGGTGCCGACGGTTTTGATTGTATAGGAACAAAAGGAGTTGCCAAAAATATTTTAACAGTCGGGGCAGTCAATGAAGTCCAACTTTATACAGGTCCAAATGATGTTGTTATGAGTTCTTTCAGTAGTTGGGGACCGGCAGACGACGGACGTATTAAACCCGATATCTGTGCAAAAGGTGTAGATGTTTATTCAACGAGTTCAGCTGCAGACGATGCTTATATTTCAAAAAACGGAACGTCTATGTCAACACCAAGTACAACCGGAACACTTGTTTTATTACAACAACATTACCAAAATACGCATACCGGCAGCATATTAAAAGCTGCAACTTTGAAGGCTCTTGTACTTAATACTGCCGATGAAGCAGGACCGGATATCGGACCTGATTACATGTTCGGTTGGGGCTTATTAAATGCAAAACGTGCTGCAGAATTGATTAGCCAAGATGCTGACGGAATAAATGTTATTGATGAACAGACACTTTCAGACGGAGCCACATATTCACGTGATATTACAGTAGGATGTAAACCTGTAAAAATAACTATAGTTTGGACAGATCCGGCCGGAACACCAACTTCAGCTCAACTCAACCCGACAACATTAATGCTTGTTAATGATTTGGATTTGAGACTTACCGGACCGACCGGTACACATTATCCATGGAAATTAGACAGAAACAATCCTTCTGATGCTGCTACTAATTCAGGAGAGAATAATGTTGATAATGTTGAAACAGTTTATATTGAAAATCCGACTCCCGGAACCTATACAATTATAATTGATCATGACGGAACCTTGGCAAGTTCGCAAGATTTTTCAATTATTATTCAAGGATTAAATGAGTTTACGGCAATACCGGCTGCTTGTTCTAATCTAATAAGTCCGACTGACGGAGCAACTAATTTGCCGATTTCAACAAGTATTATATGGAGTGAAGTTGCTGACGCAATATCATATGATGTTTATTTCGGTACAGATGCTGCTGCAACAAATATTTTAAACGGTATAAATCAATGTGGCTCAACTGTTCTTTATGAATGTCTTAGCCCAAGCACAACATACTACTTTAAAATATACCCGCGAAATAATCAAGGGGCAAGAACAAGTTGTTCCACATGGTCTTTTACTACAGGCAATGCAAGTACATCTGCACTTTTCACAGAAAATTTTGATGCTTTAACAGAACCGAATGTCCCTTCAAATTGGATTCAAGAAACTAGTGATGATTTCAACTGGGAATCTGAATCCGGAACAACTCCATCTGGCAATACAGGACCTGATGATGATGTAACAGGCGGAGGAAAATATATCTACACAGAAGCCAGTGATCCAAACTATCCAAATAAAACAGCTGTAATTTACACTCCTTATCTTGACTTAAGTGCTGTTACCGGAGCTGAGTTAGATTTTTATTACCACATGTACGGAGCAAATATGGGAACTCTTAATGTTGACATCTTTGATAACGGTGAGTGGCACAGCATACTCTCTAAATCAGGAGAACAACACTCTTCCGGCTCTGATGCATGGACACAGGTTACTACAGATCTGTCAAAATACAGAACTTGTCCTTATCAGCAAATCCGTTTTAAAGGTACAACTGACTGGTGGGATAGTGATATGGCTATTGATGAATTCGGTTTAACAGAAGTTGCCTGTACTCCGCCAAGTTCGCAAGCCACAAACTTCTCTGCAACACCGGATCAAAACTCAATTGACATCAGTTGGACAAGAGGTACACCCGACGGAGGACATAAAGTACTTGTTACAGCTCGTGAAGGAAGTGCCGTAAATCAAGACCCGACTACAGGTACTACATATACGGCAAATGCTGCATTTGGTTCAGGAACACAAATAGGAACAGGTAATTTTGTAGTTTATGACGGTAACGGAACTTCTGTTACAATTACTAATTTAAATGCCGGAACTACATATCACTTCGCAATATATGAATATTTTTCACCGAGCTGTTATAATTTAACACAACTTGCAGGTAATGCTACAACCACAGCCCCAAGCAGCCCACCTTCAATTACATCTGTATCACCTGACAATTTCTTTGCTGATAAAGGAAAGCAAATAACAATTGACGGAACTGATCTGGCAGGAGCAACATCTGTTACAATTGGTGGTGTAAGCGGAACTATAAATACAAACACGGCAACTGAAATAATCGTAACATTCCCGGCAGGTTTTTATTCTGATAACACTCTGACTGTTACAACAGGAGGAGGTTCGGATACTGAAACATGTACAGTAAATACAAGAAATATTATTCCGGTTGGCGGAGGTACAGATTTTCACACTTCAATACAAAGTGCATTGAACGGACTTTTTGCTTGGTACGGCACAACTTCTTTTGATGCCGGCCAATTAGCCGGAACAAAAACCATTGATGTATATAACGGAACATATACTGATGAAGTTACTCCGAATGTAACCCTCGGAACAACAGCCGCCGAAAATCTGATCATTCAGAATCATACAGGAGAAAATCCTGTAATTGATGCATCAACGAATAACTTCGGAATTTATATCGGTGATTTGGATTATGTTCAAATCACAGGTTTTACTGTTCATTCTGCTGTTGATGATAACATTTACACAGAAGGTGATAATAATACAATCAATTTGAACAGATGTTATGGAGCATCAACCGGTACAGGAATCGTTCTTAATGTGTCATTAAATTCTGATTTATCAAACAACCTCTTATATAATAATTATAATTACGGGTTAAGACTGATAGGTTCTAATAATACTGTTGTAAAAAATAATACAATAGCTGATAACGGTCATGAGTCTAAAGGTCCGCCTTTGCCCGGTCCGTATATACCGGCACAATTATATGTTGAATCCGGAACAGGAGTTAATATAAGCAATAATATTTTTTATGCAAAAACGGGTACTAACATTTTTACTTTAATGACTGAATCAGGTATTACCGTAACATCAGACTTTAATACTTATTATAAGAACGGAAATACAAGTTTAGTTTTTTATAACGGAGCTCTTTATGCTGACATAGCAGCTTGGACAGGAAACGGTGCAGGTACAAATGATAAAGAAGGCGATCCTTTATTTGTAACAAACGGAACAGACTTTCATATCTTCTCTGTTTATGATTCTTATCATACCGGTGAGTGGCCACCTACTACTGCTGTTGCAGGAACATGGACGGCCGATGCAAGTACATCTCCTGCATTAGATGCCGGTAATCCTTTTGATGCTTTTACTAACGAACCTGTCAGCGGCGGAAGAATTAATCAAGGTGCATACGGTAATACAGTTCAAGCATCTAAATCAGGAGGAATAAGATGGGACGGATCAACAGATTCAGATTGGCAAACAACAACCAACTGGACACCTGAACAAATCCCTGCTTCAACAGATGATGTTACAGTACCTGACGGATGTCCCAATTATCCTGTTATTGATGACGGCACAACAACAGCAGAATGTAATAATATTATAATTGAAGCAAATTCAAATATTGAAATTGCAGATAACGGGCAAATGACTGTTTCCGGTAATGTTACAAATAATGCCGGTGCTTCCGGAATTGCAGTAAAATCAAATACTTCCGGAGACGGATCATTAATAATAAACAATTCTGCAATTGATGCAACTGTTGAAAGATATTTATCTCATACAAACGGTGAGGAGGGCCAATGGCACTTTCTGGGATCTCCCGTAACAGCAGCTCCTGTAAGTTTATTTAATACAAATAATTTTTACGAATATGACGAAACTCAAGATGACTGGTGGACAGGAGCAACTTATTTCTTTAACGGAACTTCCGGTTGGAATATTCCGGCAGGGAATCTTACAGTAGGACAAGGATATATTTATTATTATTATGAACATACCTTAAATTATCAAGGCACTTTAAATCATAATGATGCCGGATATGATATAACTGCAGAATATACTTTACACTCCGGAAATGCAGGAAATGGCGATCCGTATACAAATTTTGACGGATGGAACTTATTATCAAATCCTCACCCAAGTGTAATAGATTGGGAATCAATGAATAGAATAGATATTACATCAACTGTATACTATTATGATGACGGCAGCAATAATTATGCTTATTATCCTGTCGGAGGACCGGGTGTAAACGGCGGTACTCAATATATTCCTTCCGGACAAGGGTTTTTTGTAAAATCTAATGATGGTGTTGACGGCGGAATATTGACAATTCCTAATTCTGCAAAAGTACATCATGATGAAAGCTTCAGGAAAACTGTTAAGATATATGATAATTTACTGAAATTAAGAATGGACTATTCCGGTTATTCCGATGAAACTCTTGTAATGTTTAAAGATAATGCAACAATTGCTTTTGATGATCAATTTGATGCCTATAAAAGATTCTCTTGGAACGATGATGTTATTCAAATCTATACATTCAATCCGGGAATCAATACCGATTTTGCAATTAACACTGTCTTTGGGAACGATGAAATTGTTATTCCGCTGGCTTTTAAAGTTAATACCGGTGATGTGTTTACAATTTATTCTAATGAATTCAATTTCGATGAATATAGTGTATTTTTATACGATACTGAAGAAGATATTTATACTGAATTATCATTAGGAAAAACTTATTCTTTTAATTCAGAGCCCGGTACATTTACCGACAGATTTGAACTTATTTTCGAAAAATCAGCAGTTTCCGTTCCGCAAGCTTTCAATACATCGGTTGTATTATATCCGAATCCGAATACAGGATTATTCTATTTAACAGTCGGAAATAAAGCTTCTGACTTCAATGTTGAAATTACAAATGTTACGGGACAAATTATTTACAAAAACACATTTGAAAACAACCTCACAACAGAGATCAACATGAACTCTCATTCAAGTGGTGTATATTTTGTGAAAATAAAATTCAGTGATAATTCTGAAATAAATAAAAAAATAATATTAAAATAAATTATTCCTAAACCTTTTTTTAAAACTCCGAATTTTTCAATTCGGAGTTTTTTTTATCACCCTTTTTAATACACTATTCAAACCATTTGGTATCCAAACATATCCGTCATTAGATAAACTATCTGAAAACTTTATTGTTCCCGTTGTTTATAAATCCGAATCATCAGGAAAATTTAATATTACGGCAAGAAATATTGAAAATTTTTATGAGTATGAAAAAAGATTCTTATTTGATAAAGATTTGGATATAAAGACAAATCTGATTAAAATGACGGAATATATTTAATTGAAGTAATAAATAATACCGGAAGATATGTAGAAAAAGTATTTTTAATGCATTAAGAAATGATTAAGCATATAAGATCAGCCAATCTTTATATGTTTTTTTTGGAAAGAAATTGAAATGAGTAATTATGACTTATTGAATTGTTTCAATCCCGCAAAACAAGAACGCTCCTTTATCTTTTTTGAATCTTAATGCCATTTCAGCTCCGGCAAAATCCTCATCAGGATCAGATATGGTAATATAAAACTTGTATTCTGAGTCAAGATCATCAGATTTAATTATGCGCAACTTCGAGAGATCATCCATCCTGTTAATTAAATTCTTATCAAATACAAATTGCAACTCTTCATTAACAAATGATTCAAAAGGAACATAAAAAAAGTTAGTATATATATTTCGTTTTTCTTCATAATCACTTTCGCTAAGCTCAACAGATTGGCTGCACAAAAACTCATTATTACCCATATACATAGAAAACTTGACAGAATCAGCACAAAGGTATTTTAATTGTTTTTTATCGGCTTTTTTTACGGCTTGTTTAAAATTAGTCCATGTTTCTTTTAATCCGGGGACATTTTCTATGTCTGTAGAAGTTTGTGAAAAGATTATACTTGAAACAAATATTGCAACAAGTGTAAAAATGATTATTTTTTTCATTTGATATAAATAACAGAATAAAGTAAATTATCTGAATAACAGCAAGTTATAAGCATTAATAGGATTTAGTCGAATCAAATATATTCAGATTCATTCATAAGTTGCTTAAAAAATCAAGGAATTTATTAACAAAGTATTAACATCTGTTAAGGGGATATAAAATTAGAGTTGTCATAATACAAAAAAAATTATGGAAAACTAATAATAATTTAATCTATTAAATAAATAATAAACTTAACTCAAAAATTATGAAACGTATAACTATCCTCCTCATTTCATTACTTCTTATAACAGGCTTCATCAATTCTCAAAATATCATTACCGGATTTGTAAGTGATGAATCCGGTGAAGCTCTGCCGGGTGTTTTAGTTCAGGCAAAAGGAACAAAAATAAGCACATTAACAAAAGCAGACGGAACTTATTCCATTAATATTAATTCATATGTTAATACCCTAATATTCTCCTTTATCGGAATGAAAACAACAGAAAAAGAAATAACAGGAAACATTTTAAATGTAATAATGATTCCTGAATCCGATGATCTTGACGAAGTAGTTGTTACAAGTATATCTGAAGACGCTTCCGGTGAGACACGAAAAGGAATATTAGATTCCAAAAAATCCGGAAAACTCAAAAGAGGTGAAGACAGATATGTACCTATGTCAGTGTATCATACTGAAGAAAGTGTTGCATGCGATTATGAAAAATCTGATTATATAAGTTCTGACGGTAATGTTGACAAAGATATCAGAAGCGGATTATTAACCGCAGGGGAACTTAATGATTACGGAAAATGGGAACTGTGGCAAGATATTTCGGATAACCAATTAAAATCATACAAAACAATTTGGCAAATGAAGCCTCAAGAACGTTATTGCGTTCAAATTACAAATTATTCCGACAGGCCGGTTGTTAATGCCACCGTATATCTTAAAACAAAGAAAGGAGATACAATTTGGACTGCATCAACAGATAATACAGGCAAAGCCGAATTATGGATGAATATGTATGACAGTGCATACTCTTCAAAAGATTTGTTTATTGATGTAAGAAATGAAAATCAATCCTTTAAATTAAATAAACCGGAAAAATTTCATGACGGAATTAATTTTATAAATATACCGGCTCAATGTAATATTCCGGATTTTGCAGATATAGCATTTGTTGTAGATGCAACGGGTTCAATGGGTGATGAAATTGCATATTTAAAAGCTGAATTGGAAGATGTACTTCAAAAAATAAAAAAACAACATAAAGATATAACCGTAAATACGGCAAGTGTTTTTTACAGAGATAAAACTGATGCCTATTTAGTAAGAAAATCTGATTTTACCCATGATATAAAAACAACAATTAATTTCATCAGAGAACAAGCTGCAGGCGGCGGCGGAGATTTTCCGGAAGCTGTTGATGCCGGTTTAAATACGGCAATAAATGAATTATCATGGACAGAAGATGCACTTGCAAAAGTTATCTTTCTAATATTAGATGCACCTCCTCACGGAGATTCTGAAAGTGTTAAAAAAATTCAAGAACTTACAAAAAAAGCAGCTGAAAAAGGTATTCGCATTATTCCGGTTACGGCAAGCGGTATTGA from Bacteroidales bacterium harbors:
- a CDS encoding T9SS type A sorting domain-containing protein; its protein translation is MKHFLFFLFLFSVTIFSSFGQGKGYINPAANYAVYLGYNYEIKTDINGDQIGIVTFPDGTQAEEWDFYKGKDGEEFSYPVINGYDIETIIEKHDTYTKEYAVCVIREKGEKIRIHLLEFMEQNGDKIINEVNRGGVDFRENIKINPKLKTNKDLPAVLDWRDKDGHTYIHGVVNQGSCGSCYSFGACATAEGVYNKAMNTYDGNCADFSESYIAWCLGKYGAYSSSFSGCSGANYDYDELLALVEVGVCDETDFPYTGTDPGSCPEPGAPGWDKTQFLDWHRAACLDSTAIKTALNDYGIVDAAVYVTTDFQNYSGDIFSDASTTCPGSPCSYTTTNHAISLVGWGYDSGELYWILRNSWGTGWGEGGYMRIQWESARVACSVAYLEYSTPNPPSITNVTPNSGIIFKDGGKDITITGTYFDGATSVTVGGVEAHIISNTSTQIDIELGGGNYSGNDVIVTVGGSSDTESTTFTYSTRNTIPVGGGTDGHSIFQWGLDGLFGWWGTANFDATKTIEVYSATYTEEIVLNSTLSPTAANPLIIQNHSGDVVIIDATGNNYGLNLSTVDYVQLTGFSVHSATSSNIYLQGDNCEVYYNKVYNGATASGIKLETGTTNNIRNNLIYNNERYAVHIVNSNSNNIENNTTYTNGGTSTPAQDVTLFSDDFETDLSQWTPENWGLWSGGAHSGTLAMGISNESSTTTTSNAFNVSGYTNIEVSVWISTFNSLEANDNLVGQYSFDGGSWTTFVSLSGNNNPYAEYTAGPIANSGGTSYSTMQIRFTADCGNSEYWMVDDLLVIGDEAVAAGNIGSEMYVESGTGTTVENNIFYVKNGSDYYAVQTENGVTISSDYNTYYPNGNANLFNYNGTIDNTGPISANDITSDPDFVTAGTDFHIFSTNDSYHNGEWPPLTASSGTWTTDGSDSPAIDAGNGDTYSNEPANNGGIINQGAYGNTVQASKSGGGSAISWDGSANSNWQTTTNWVLGVVPSSSDDVTIPNGSPNYPVINNGIGTVAVCNNLTIENAASLTIDPDGYMTISGSITNSGNETNLIINSDDTGTGSLIHNTSGGADATVQLYFEASPTQWHMLSSPINNASLSVFPTTNNLYFYDESTDDFWLGNTYGSGSVSGWTAPVGNLDNTLGYLYYYFQTTLNFTGQLNDNTTSNAINISYTNYLGTGNADELTYDYLNMDGWNFIGNPYTSAIDWTVVDAGAANLYDAVYFYDGTNYKSWVSGNDSWDGASTNGGTEFIPAMQGFFVKGNIALGAGGTLNIPASARVHNNQAFWKNDNRETPQDFLRMAVETDGYSDEAIVRFLIPATFEMDNKMDAYKRFSMNDAVPQIYTNALGGTEYSINSIPYFDKTLSIPVKFLNTGKKFTLKFTEFNFYDIKVYLKDNYLNETIEIGLNDSFKLTDDENIDINRFELVFETTTTSVPQAFNTSVVLFPNPCKGTFYLTVGNKASDFNVEITNITGQIVYKKIFENNTTKEINIKSQSRGVYFVKIKFNDNSVVNKKIIVE
- a CDS encoding S8 family serine peptidase gives rise to the protein MKKVIFLSLIVFLFGELVFSQKQNNKWLYNFEKVKTIEYKKKKKEADEFAVKNGLPIKQVLPDGTVMEIQEILNGVPQYYKTDNAGASQTSRANTLYSGGGLGLNVTGNGYSKVGEWDGGKVRNTHQEFGGRITLGDGAATLSDHSTHVAGTIIAAGGFDANAKGMAYQANLTTYEWTNDEAEMAAAAAAGMEISNHSYGYIRGWYYNGSSWIWYGDQGISNVEDYLFGFYNSSSQDIDNIAYNAPNYLICKSSGNDRGDGPGANPPTAEIDGGADGFDCIGTKGVAKNILTVGAVNEVQLYTGPNDVVMSSFSSWGPADDGRIKPDICAKGVDVYSTSSAADDAYISKNGTSMSTPSTTGTLVLLQQHYQNTHTGSILKAATLKALVLNTADEAGPDIGPDYMFGWGLLNAKRAAELISQDADGINVIDEQTLSDGATYSRDITVGCKPVKITIVWTDPAGTPTSAQLNPTTLMLVNDLDLRLTGPTGTHYPWKLDRNNPSDAATNSGENNVDNVETVYIENPTPGTYTIIIDHDGTLASSQDFSIIIQGLNEFTAIPAACSNLISPTDGATNLPISTSIIWSEVADAISYDVYFGTDAAATNILNGINQCGSTVLYECLSPSTTYYFKIYPRNNQGARTSCSTWSFTTGNASTSALFTENFDALTEPNVPSNWIQETSDDFNWESESGTTPSGNTGPDDDVTGGGKYIYTEASDPNYPNKTAVIYTPYLDLSAVTGAELDFYYHMYGANMGTLNVDIFDNGEWHSILSKSGEQHSSGSDAWTQVTTDLSKYRTCPYQQIRFKGTTDWWDSDMAIDEFGLTEVACTPPSSQATNFSATPDQNSIDISWTRGTPDGGHKVLVTAREGSAVNQDPTTGTTYTANAAFGSGTQIGTGNFVVYDGNGTSVTITNLNAGTTYHFAIYEYFSPSCYNLTQLAGNATTTAPSSPPSITSVSPDNFFADKGKQITIDGTDLAGATSVTIGGVSGTINTNTATEIIVTFPAGFYSDNTLTVTTGGGSDTETCTVNTRNIIPVGGGTDFHTSIQSALNGLFAWYGTTSFDAGQLAGTKTIDVYNGTYTDEVTPNVTLGTTAAENLIIQNHTGENPVIDASTNNFGIYIGDLDYVQITGFTVHSAVDDNIYTEGDNNTINLNRCYGASTGTGIVLNVSLNSDLSNNLLYNNYNYGLRLIGSNNTVVKNNTIADNGHESKGPPLPGPYIPAQLYVESGTGVNISNNIFYAKTGTNIFTLMTESGITVTSDFNTYYKNGNTSLVFYNGALYADIAAWTGNGAGTNDKEGDPLFVTNGTDFHIFSVYDSYHTGEWPPTTAVAGTWTADASTSPALDAGNPFDAFTNEPVSGGRINQGAYGNTVQASKSGGIRWDGSTDSDWQTTTNWTPEQIPASTDDVTVPDGCPNYPVIDDGTTTAECNNIIIEANSNIEIADNGQMTVSGNVTNNAGASGIAVKSNTSGDGSLIINNSAIDATVERYLSHTNGEEGQWHFLGSPVTAAPVSLFNTNNFYEYDETQDDWWTGATYFFNGTSGWNIPAGNLTVGQGYIYYYYEHTLNYQGTLNHNDAGYDITAEYTLHSGNAGNGDPYTNFDGWNLLSNPHPSVIDWESMNRIDITSTVYYYDDGSNNYAYYPVGGPGVNGGTQYIPSGQGFFVKSNDGVDGGILTIPNSAKVHHDESFRKTVKIYDNLLKLRMDYSGYSDETLVMFKDNATIAFDDQFDAYKRFSWNDDVIQIYTFNPGINTDFAINTVFGNDEIVIPLAFKVNTGDVFTIYSNEFNFDEYSVFLYDTEEDIYTELSLGKTYSFNSEPGTFTDRFELIFEKSAVSVPQAFNTSVVLYPNPNTGLFYLTVGNKASDFNVEITNVTGQIIYKNTFENNLTTEINMNSHSSGVYFVKIKFSDNSEINKKIILK
- a CDS encoding carboxypeptidase-like regulatory domain-containing protein gives rise to the protein MKRITILLISLLLITGFINSQNIITGFVSDESGEALPGVLVQAKGTKISTLTKADGTYSININSYVNTLIFSFIGMKTTEKEITGNILNVIMIPESDDLDEVVVTSISEDASGETRKGILDSKKSGKLKRGEDRYVPMSVYHTEESVACDYEKSDYISSDGNVDKDIRSGLLTAGELNDYGKWELWQDISDNQLKSYKTIWQMKPQERYCVQITNYSDRPVVNATVYLKTKKGDTIWTASTDNTGKAELWMNMYDSAYSSKDLFIDVRNENQSFKLNKPEKFHDGINFINIPAQCNIPDFADIAFVVDATGSMGDEIAYLKAELEDVLQKIKKQHKDITVNTASVFYRDKTDAYLVRKSDFTHDIKTTINFIREQAAGGGGDFPEAVDAGLNTAINELSWTEDALAKVIFLILDAPPHGDSESVKKIQELTKKAAEKGIRIIPVTASGIDKSTEYLMRSMALATNGTYVFLTDDSGIGNAHIEPTTDEYQVEFLNDVFIRLIKQYLTAPKCEENITYDEEEIQDTSFITDNSMKNDTTMLGDPDHTEIDPNEALGKVKYYPNPTVDILNIEVSGEMEEMFLADVSG